A genomic segment from Sphingopyxis sp. DBS4 encodes:
- a CDS encoding alpha/beta fold hydrolase — translation MKFLLTLIAAPLIALALFYFVFPGRLVALGRWLLRKRGGTVQKSVVVDGRTWPFLEGGDPAKPTLLLVHGFSGDKDNWSFLAPYVTRDYHVIAPDLPGFGENERNPDLAYDIAAQTARLKAFADALGLVRPHIAGNSMGGWIALRYAIDYPDALASLILLDNAGVNGAEESELQKQAANEDYNPLVLAGLEDADRLVAMVVHKPPHIPSRLKPVLYADALKYRDQLDAIFWVIAIEGRDHPLNDRLGEVKVPTLILWGRHDKLLDVSCVPVLEAGIAGSRSQVFEHVGHVPMIEDPKATSDAMKDFLRQL, via the coding sequence ATGAAATTCCTCCTCACTCTCATCGCCGCCCCGCTGATCGCGCTGGCGCTATTCTATTTCGTCTTCCCCGGCCGCCTCGTCGCGCTCGGCCGCTGGCTGCTCCGCAAGCGCGGCGGTACGGTGCAGAAGAGCGTCGTCGTCGATGGCCGCACTTGGCCCTTTCTGGAGGGCGGCGATCCCGCGAAACCGACCTTGCTCCTCGTCCACGGCTTTTCGGGCGACAAGGATAATTGGTCCTTTCTCGCGCCCTATGTGACGCGCGACTATCATGTCATCGCGCCCGACCTGCCGGGTTTCGGCGAGAATGAACGCAACCCCGACCTTGCCTACGACATCGCGGCGCAGACCGCGCGCCTCAAAGCCTTCGCCGATGCGCTCGGTCTCGTCCGGCCGCATATCGCCGGGAACAGCATGGGCGGCTGGATCGCGCTGCGCTATGCGATCGACTATCCCGATGCGCTCGCCAGCCTGATCCTGCTCGACAATGCCGGGGTCAACGGCGCCGAGGAAAGCGAGCTTCAGAAACAGGCCGCGAACGAGGATTACAACCCGCTCGTCCTCGCCGGGCTCGAGGATGCCGACCGGCTGGTGGCGATGGTCGTCCACAAACCGCCGCACATTCCGTCGCGGCTGAAGCCCGTGCTCTACGCCGATGCGCTCAAATACCGCGACCAGCTCGACGCGATCTTCTGGGTGATCGCGATCGAGGGCCGCGATCATCCGCTCAACGACCGGCTCGGCGAGGTCAAGGTGCCGACGCTCATCCTGTGGGGGCGTCATGATAAGCTGCTCGACGTGAGCTGCGTCCCGGTACTCGAAGCGGGGATCGCGGGCAGCCGGTCGCAGGTCTTCGAGCATGTCGGCCATGTCCCGATGATAGAGGATCCCAAGGCGACCTCCGACGCGATGAAGGATTTTCTTCGCCAATTATGA
- a CDS encoding NAD(P)H-dependent glycerol-3-phosphate dehydrogenase, with protein sequence MRLKVGLLGGGSWGTTVASVVSRNAPITLWARDAETVESINTGHENRKYLPGVKLPAALRATNAMAEVVAGADVLVMGVPSHSFRGVLEEARNHLRPWVPVISLTKGLELSSGKRMTELIEEMLPGHPVGVLTGPNLAREIMTGQAAASVLSMEDEIVVRALQPVFHSGLFRVYTNTDLLGCELGGVLKNIIAIAVGMGDGLGAGDNTRAGLMTRGLAEITRLGVAMGGRPETFAGLTGMGDLIATCTSPLSRNRHVGVELGKGRHIDDIIAGMNMVAEGVKSAPTVMALARHHGVDMPIARDVFDVTQGKRDARDVFRGLLKSSVGDEAHPG encoded by the coding sequence ATGCGCCTGAAGGTGGGGCTGCTCGGCGGGGGAAGCTGGGGAACGACGGTCGCGTCGGTGGTGTCGCGCAACGCGCCGATCACGCTCTGGGCGCGCGATGCCGAAACCGTCGAAAGCATCAATACAGGCCATGAGAACCGCAAATATCTCCCCGGCGTGAAGCTGCCCGCCGCGCTCCGCGCGACGAACGCCATGGCCGAGGTCGTCGCGGGCGCCGACGTGCTGGTGATGGGGGTGCCCTCGCACAGTTTTCGCGGTGTGCTCGAGGAAGCGCGCAATCACCTTCGCCCGTGGGTGCCGGTGATCAGCCTTACCAAGGGACTCGAGCTTTCTTCGGGCAAGCGGATGACCGAACTGATCGAGGAGATGCTGCCCGGCCACCCCGTCGGCGTGCTCACCGGGCCGAACCTCGCACGCGAGATCATGACCGGCCAGGCGGCGGCGAGCGTGCTGTCGATGGAGGACGAAATCGTCGTCCGCGCGCTCCAGCCGGTGTTCCATTCGGGGCTGTTCCGCGTCTACACCAACACCGACCTGCTCGGCTGCGAGCTTGGCGGGGTGCTCAAGAATATCATCGCGATCGCGGTCGGCATGGGCGACGGGCTGGGGGCGGGCGACAATACGCGCGCCGGGCTGATGACGCGCGGGCTGGCCGAGATCACGCGCCTGGGGGTGGCGATGGGCGGGCGGCCAGAGACCTTCGCCGGGCTCACCGGCATGGGCGACCTGATCGCGACCTGCACCAGCCCCTTGTCGCGCAATCGCCATGTCGGCGTCGAACTCGGCAAGGGGCGGCACATCGACGACATCATCGCGGGCATGAACATGGTCGCCGAGGGGGTGAAGAGCGCGCCGACGGTGATGGCGCTCGCGCGGCATCACGGGGTCGACATGCCGATCGCGCGCGACGTGTTCGACGTGACGCAGGGCAAGCGCGACGCGCGCGACGTGTTCCGCGGCCTGCTGAAATCGAGCGTCGGCGATGAGGCGCATCCGGGGTAG
- a CDS encoding DUF3336 domain-containing protein, whose protein sequence is MIFAPTLSADAELAKAPDYAAWAKAAQAHDAKSGMQAWRDADDSQHFDYKAIRARLEKLRKLSAANDVKGLLFVLNEGIHGNIDGMGHERLYQKARFGTKKLIEAYIAEVVAALDRIAASRAIPREEKRDFFRRAQHCYGRSALLLSGSGSFLFFHVGVVKALWDEGVLPNILAGSSGGSIVAAIVCTRKNADVGPFLESRRLANPARDPEMKRLAPDEVRGRLADLIPDLTFQEAYEISGRHLNVSVAPAEKHQNGRLLNAITAPNVLIREAVLASCAVPGVFPPVMLMARDEDGNRVPYQPDRRWVDGSVTHDIPTKRLERLYGVNHHIVSQANPLALPFATDTRKQMAPLEAIQHASMATFKAWLNANMVIFQKPLEMVPPLNSLANMARSVINQDYTGDINIIRPPKYWSPTKILSDLAQEDIDELIDTGMRTAWPKVEMVRTQTAISRALDAILAKIDKAGDDGPGHRASALKQAVR, encoded by the coding sequence ATGATCTTCGCCCCGACGCTCAGCGCCGATGCCGAGCTTGCCAAAGCGCCCGACTATGCCGCCTGGGCCAAGGCCGCGCAGGCGCATGACGCCAAATCGGGGATGCAGGCGTGGCGCGATGCCGACGACAGCCAGCATTTCGATTACAAGGCGATCCGCGCCCGGCTCGAAAAGCTCCGCAAGCTGTCGGCGGCGAACGACGTCAAGGGACTGCTGTTCGTGCTCAACGAGGGCATTCACGGCAATATCGACGGCATGGGGCACGAACGCCTCTATCAGAAGGCGCGCTTCGGGACGAAGAAGCTGATCGAGGCCTATATTGCCGAAGTCGTTGCGGCGCTCGACAGGATCGCCGCATCGCGCGCGATCCCGCGCGAGGAAAAGCGCGACTTCTTCCGCCGCGCGCAGCATTGCTACGGCCGTTCGGCACTGTTGCTGTCGGGCTCGGGCAGCTTCCTCTTCTTCCACGTCGGCGTGGTCAAGGCGCTGTGGGACGAAGGCGTGCTGCCGAACATTCTCGCCGGATCGAGCGGCGGGTCGATCGTCGCGGCGATCGTCTGCACGCGCAAGAATGCCGACGTCGGCCCCTTCCTCGAAAGCCGGCGGCTCGCCAATCCCGCGCGCGATCCCGAGATGAAGCGCCTCGCCCCCGACGAGGTGCGCGGCCGCCTCGCCGACCTGATCCCCGACCTGACCTTTCAGGAAGCCTATGAGATTTCGGGCCGCCACCTCAACGTCTCGGTCGCGCCCGCCGAAAAGCATCAGAACGGCCGCCTGCTCAACGCGATCACCGCGCCCAACGTGCTGATCCGCGAGGCGGTGCTCGCCTCCTGCGCGGTGCCTGGCGTCTTTCCGCCGGTGATGCTGATGGCGCGCGACGAGGACGGCAACCGTGTTCCCTATCAGCCCGACCGGCGCTGGGTCGACGGGTCGGTAACGCACGACATCCCGACCAAGCGGCTCGAACGGCTGTACGGGGTCAACCATCACATCGTCAGCCAGGCGAACCCGCTCGCGCTGCCCTTTGCGACCGACACGCGCAAGCAGATGGCGCCGCTCGAGGCCATTCAACATGCGTCGATGGCGACCTTCAAGGCGTGGCTCAACGCGAACATGGTGATCTTTCAGAAGCCGCTTGAGATGGTGCCGCCGCTCAACAGCCTCGCGAACATGGCGCGCTCGGTGATCAATCAGGATTATACCGGCGACATCAATATCATCCGCCCGCCCAAATATTGGTCGCCGACGAAAATCCTCTCCGACCTCGCGCAGGAGGATATCGACGAGTTGATCGACACCGGCATGCGCACGGCCTGGCCGAAGGTCGAGATGGTGCGCACCCAGACCGCGATCAGCCGCGCGCTCGACGCGATTTTGGCGAAGATCGACAAGGCGGGCGACGACGGCCCCGGCCACCGCGCCTCGGCGCTGAAGCAGGCGGTCCGTTGA
- a CDS encoding alpha/beta hydrolase, whose amino-acid sequence MSAAAVMLPPGSAGAGAKLHVTHWLPEGLPKAVVLLAHGYAEHAGRYAHVAKRLTDAGYAVYAVDHWGHGRSDGEGGFVPRFSAFTDGMAELLTLVEVNHAGAPRLLLGHSMGGLIATLFLIERQDAFVTAALSGPAIVPGAPPSRFTVWISRFLSRFFPRLGVLALDANGVSRDPAVVAAYLTDPLVYTGKIGARLGKEFMDAMAAARAGASKITLPILLQHGAVDSLAAPEGSRYLFDHVSSQEKRLEIYPGLFHEIYNEPERDAVLDDLIGWFDAHIAA is encoded by the coding sequence TTGAGCGCAGCCGCGGTGATGCTGCCGCCGGGCTCGGCCGGCGCGGGGGCGAAGCTGCACGTCACCCATTGGCTTCCCGAAGGGCTGCCGAAGGCGGTGGTGCTGCTCGCGCATGGCTATGCCGAACATGCCGGGCGCTATGCGCATGTCGCGAAGCGGCTGACCGATGCCGGCTATGCCGTTTACGCGGTCGACCATTGGGGGCACGGTCGGTCGGACGGCGAGGGCGGCTTCGTGCCGCGCTTCTCGGCCTTCACCGACGGCATGGCCGAGCTGCTGACCCTGGTCGAGGTGAATCATGCCGGTGCGCCGCGCCTGCTTCTCGGCCACAGCATGGGCGGGCTGATCGCGACTTTGTTCCTGATCGAGCGGCAGGATGCTTTCGTCACCGCCGCGCTCTCGGGGCCCGCCATCGTCCCCGGCGCACCGCCGTCGCGCTTCACCGTCTGGATCAGCCGCTTCCTCTCGCGCTTCTTCCCGCGCCTCGGCGTGTTGGCGCTCGACGCGAACGGCGTCAGCCGCGACCCCGCGGTGGTCGCCGCCTATCTTACCGACCCGCTGGTCTACACCGGCAAGATCGGCGCGCGGCTCGGCAAGGAGTTCATGGACGCGATGGCGGCCGCGCGGGCGGGGGCGTCGAAGATCACGCTCCCGATCCTGCTCCAGCACGGTGCCGTCGACAGCCTCGCCGCGCCCGAGGGCTCGCGCTATCTGTTCGATCATGTGTCGTCGCAGGAGAAACGGCTCGAAATCTATCCGGGCCTGTTCCACGAAATCTACAACGAGCCCGAGCGCGATGCGGTACTCGATGACCTGATCGGCTGGTTCGATGCGCATATCGCAGCTTGA